A stretch of Pyrenophora tritici-repentis strain M4 chromosome 7, whole genome shotgun sequence DNA encodes these proteins:
- a CDS encoding SPS1, Serine-threonine protein kinase, with amino-acid sequence MASPPPTPPSALPSSREEKRFKSTRGVSEWAEKYRPGHFHPVNLGDMFQNGKYRVIRKLGYQSPQQSSDRQIDYRIRPRKITICTPRYVALKIMAANVELSETELSILQHLSTKAIGDPYSRHVTVLLDEFQHKGPNGKHQCLVFEPMGETAASLVEELPENKPQRHGKVSRYPKWVVRKILTHALRGLAFLHRNGVIHGDVQPGNILFSIDSIEGVEEKELLQDEASTEVLVERLDGKTDLWAPKKLFFKQSLHDRIKLDSELMVKLFDLGSSFWAADTQARTVTPIGLRAPELILGQKFGRGVDIWAIGCLMFELLTSRSLFSVMLSGPDSEAQEDADDDHLLQLNDRISPLPDDTMKAWPGSSDWYGPNREPLNPYGDEAPVKYSSLEEHFNQYKNPEITNEEAADFLSIMRQILVYDPNMRRSAEELLKHPWFVD; translated from the exons ATGGCTTCTCCCCCACCGACCCCGCCATCTGCGCTTCCGTCGAGTCGTGAGGAGAAGAGATTCAAAAGCACACGAGGAGTGTCTGAGTGGGCTGAAAAATATCGTCCAGGCCACTTCCATCCCGTCAACCTTGGCGACATGTTCCAGAACGGCAAGTACAGAGTCATCCGAAAGCTGGGCTACCagagtccgcaacaatcaagcgATAGGCAGATTGATTACCGGATTAGGCCTCGAAAGATCACTATCTG TACACCACGCTACGTCGCACTCAAAATCATGGCTGCCAACGTTGAATTGTCAGAGACGGAGCTGTCGATACTCCAACATCTCTCAACAAAGGCCATCGGAGACCCATATTCTCGCCATGTCACTGTACTATTAGACGAGTTTCAGCATAAAGGCCCCAATGGAAAGCACCAATGTCTGGTTTTTGAACCAATGGGCGAGACAGCTGCTTCATTGGTGGAAGAGCTACCGGAAAACAAACCCCAAAGGCACGGGAAAGTCTCGAGATATCCGAAATGGGTTGTTCGGAAGATACTTACACATGCGCTGCGGGGATTGGCTTTCCTACATCGAAATGGGGTGATTCACGGGGATGTTCAGCCGGGGAACATCCTCTTCTCTATTGACAGTATAGAAGGTGTGGAGGAGAAAGAGCTCCTACAAGACGAAGCCTCGACTGAGGTGCTTGTGGAACGCTTAGATGGGAAGACGGACTTGTGGGCTCCCAAGAAACTCTTTTTCAAGCAGTCTCTACACGACCGTATAAAACTTGATTCAGAGCTCATGGTAAAGCTGTTTGATCTAGGCTCAT CGTTCTGGGCAGCCGATACACAAGCACGGACCGTGACACCCATCGGACTCCGAGCCCCAGAATTGATCCTTGGCCAAAAGTTCGGCAGAGGGGTTGATATCTGGGCCATTGGATGCTTAATGTTCGAGTTGTTGACGTCAAGGTCGCTCTTCTCTGTCATGCTATCCGGACCTGACTCCGAGGCGCAGGAGGATGCAGACGATGATCATCTCCTCCAACTGAACGACCGCATATCCCCACTTCCAGACGATACTATGAAAGCATGGCCTGGTTCTAGCGACTGGTACGGTCCGAATCGTGAACCGCTCAACCCATATGGTGATGAGGCCCCTGTTAAATATAGCTCCCTTGAGGAGCACTTTAACCAATACAAAAACCCTGAGATCACTAATGAAGAAGCGGCGGATTTTCTTTCGATAATGCGGCAGATTCTGGTATATGATCCGAATATGAGACGGAGTGCTGAAGAGTTGCTGAAGCATCCTTGGTTTGTGGATTAG
- a CDS encoding HET domain containing protein — MRLLYTASDGKLRWTNDIIRSEEIPPYAILSHTWGEQEVVFDDLKSLASVKDIDAKRGAGWNKIRFCAQQAERDGLKHFWVDTCCIDKANNTELSKAINSMFRWYQNAKKCYVFLSDVASDTLEVDGESAFRQSRWFNRGWTL; from the coding sequence ATGCGACTATTATATACCGCAAGCGACGGGAAGCTTAGATGGACGAATGACATCATTCGCAGCGAGGAGATTCCTCCCTATGCGATCCTCTCGCACACCTGGGGGGAGCAGGAGGTTGTCTTTGATGATCTGAAGAGCCTTGCTAGTGTAAAGGACATTGATGCAAAGAGAGGAGCTGGTTGGAACAAGATCCGCTTCTGCGCACAACAGGCAGAGCGTGACGGTCTAAAACACTTCTGGGTAGACACCTGCTGCATCGACAAGGCAAATAACACAGAACTGTCAAAAGCGATTAACTCTATGTTTCGCTGGTACCAGAACGCTAAAAAATGTTATGTCTTCCTCTCAGATGTCGCGAGCGATACTCTAGAAGTTGATGGCGAGTCAGCGTTTAGGCAGAGCAGGTGGTTCAACCGTGGCTGGACGCTCTAG